Part of the Oscillibacter hominis genome is shown below.
GGCTCACCGCAAATGGGAAACCTCAATTCCGTTAGGTGGAAATCCGGCGGATGTCTATTGCATCGATGTCGCATGGAGCATGGGTGATATTTCCGATGATGAGATTGGCAACAACCGCAAGAGCGTATTAGAACAAGCCTTCTTTGTTTGGCCGAACAGAGAAGATAATGAACAATATATTTTGGAGACACTCCGCTCAGCGAAAACGGCTTTGCACGAAATCCTTGACCGCGCCTCTCGGGGTGAGCCTGTGCGGATTTGGTATAGCCATAATCCCGATGAAATTTGCGGGTTCTATTGGCTGCTGGCGCAGCTCAAAAAGCTGCCCGCAATCGGCTCAATATATGCTGTCAAACTGCCGGAATGGGAATACTCTACCGATAACACCCTTTGTACGCACATTGGTTGGGGAGAAATCTCGCCCGAAGAATGGGGGAAATATCTGCCTCTGCAACGGGAGGTCAAACCGGCATTATTAAATGCCTGTGCTATGCGCTGGAAACAGCTCCAACAAGAAAACGCCCCCTTGCGTATTTATCTCAACGGAAAACTTCAGAGCGCTTCGGAAAATATCTATGACAGTTTTATTCTGCGAGAGGTGGACGAGCAAGCGGACGAATTTTCAGAAGCAAACCTAATTGGGAATGTCCTGGGCAAAAATCAGCTTGGCATCGGAGATGCGTGGATCGCGCTGCGGATGGAGAAGTTTATCAAAGAGGGAATGTTCACTATTGTGACAACTCCGTCTGCGGATGATTTGATCTATCATCGCACGCTTCGTAAATGCCCCTAAATAAATGCTATGTGTTATTTACGGCACCGATAAAAGGCGAGCAGACTAAACTGCTCGCCTTCTTTTCCGCTTTGGGACAAGTTGTCCCAAAGTCAGCGGTCATCATGCTCCTTTCTCGGGTGCAGGCGCTCGCCCTCCAAGGATGAGCGGTCTATGATCTCCTTGTAGGCCGCCATCTGCTCCCGGATATTCAATTTGGGGTATGCAAAAATGCGGTGTTCGGCGGGAATGTCCTCGATGCCGTGGTACACCTCCTTGAAGTCGCCGCTGCGGGTCAGATAGCCCGTGGGGGCGAAGTGACCGCCCTCGTTGATCCGCATATCCCGTCCGTAGGCTTCAAAATCGAAGTAGGGTAGCACATTGTCCGGCACATCCAGTAGTTCCATGTCCTCCACATAGATGCGCCCCAGCGTTTCATCGTCGGTCACGCCGGGGTGTAAATCGTAGCAGTCCAGATTGTGAACAAGGTTGATGATGTCCTCTACGCTGGAAGTATGGTCGCCCTTGTTGAGCGCAGCCTCCAGCGTTTCGATCTCGTCGCTGTCCAGCTCGGAAATGAGATGCGCCAGATGGTTCAGCTCGTCCAAGTTTTCATACTCGGTGAGATAGTCGTATAAGCCCATCACATCGCCGTCAAAGGCAGTGATGAAAAATTCCTCATACAGCACACCGTCCACGCCGATATTTTTTAGAAGCGATTGCACCTCCTCCGTGGTGGCCGGAAATTTCAGCGTTTCACCCACAAGCTGCCCCTCGGCATATTTGCCGAGGTTGGTGATGTAGGCTTCAAATACCGTCATTTGCACCTCCTTTTGTCAGCGCCTCCGCAATCCCCGCCATGATGTACTCAGCACAGGGCAGCGCGATGGCGTTTCCCAATGCCCGGTAACGGTGGGAGGATAGAATTTCCTCGCCGTCCGCGCCGTACTTTGTCCAGCCCTCCGGCAGCCCCATGAGCCGCTCACATTCCGTTTCCGTGGGAAAGCGGACGCAGCCCCCGGCAGGATCGTTCTCATACCAAAAGGCAAAGGGTGAAATGCCGCCCGCTAACAGAGTGGGAAAAGGGTCAGTTGGCAGTCCGAAGCTGTTTCGGAACGCTGTTTCCGTCCGCTCCTTGGCGGACGCCCGCATACGGAAGCATTGAAAGGGTCGGGTGACTGGTACGCGCCGCCCTGCTTCAATAAAAGAGCCTCGATCTCCGCAGGCGGCGGGCAGCCCGCGATCTCCGCCAAATGCAGGAAGTGACTGCATTGTGCGGGGCTTAAAAAGTATTTCATGGGAACGCCGTCCTCCAAAATCTGCCACAAGAAAGATGCGCTGCCGTCGTGCCAGTCGGGGGCTTGACCAATGCTGGGCGTCCATGAGCCGCCAGCAGAGGTCAGGCGTTCGCCCTCGCACCATTCCGGCTCCTGCCCATCTTCCAGAAGCAGGCATTGAAACATCGGTGTCTGTGAAAGCGGATAGGACGGCTCTAAAATCCATCCTGTCATTTGATGAAAACGCTCCCATGACATTTTCCCAAACAGCGATTGCTGGAAATAGACCATTTGTCGCCTCCCTCATTTCACGGATAATGCGGATGGCTTGAAAGAACAGGCTGGACTTTTCTCCCGCAAGCCCTTTGCGGTTGCCGATCTGCGAGAGATTTTGACACGGTGAGCCAAAGGTGATGATATGGACGGGCGGGAGATCCCGCCCGTCCAGCTTTGTCACATCCCCCAAATGCGCCATATCGGGAAAGTGGCGCTTGGTGATGGAGATAGGGGCATTTTCGATCTCACTTGCCCATACCGGCTCAATGCCGCAGCGCACCGCCGCCAGCGGAAACACGCCGATCCCGTCAAACAGGCTCCCCAGCCGGAGCGCCGTCATCTTATCTGCGCCCCTGTCCCTTGACGGTCAAAATGCCCTCAAGGGTGGTGGCGGTGATACCCAGCCGCTGGGCAACGGCGATGTCGTTCTTCATGGCCTCGGTAACGGTATGACCGCACACCACCAGCACATGAGAGCGGCGGAGCAGGTCGCGCCCCATGTCAATGCCGCTCTTATGCTCCTCGGGAACGGCGTCATTGAGGAAAAGCGGCTGATAGAGCGTCGGGCAGATGGGCGAAAAGCCCGCTTCATACACCGTGCGGCAATACTGCGCCGCCAGCTTTGTGTTTTCGTGGTCGCTGCCGCACCATGCGGCGGTGATATATGCAAGGGGTCGTTTCATTGTAAAATACCTCCGTTTTGTAATGTAGTAGTTCAACCCAAACCCCACGCCCTTTCCCATTCTTGGGAAAGGGGGCGGCTCTGGAGGATATACCCCCGCCGCTTGCCGGAGAAAAAGCATAGCCGGGACAGACGGTCAAGGGCTGGCCGCCGTAAACGGCGGTGCGATGCACCCTTGACAGCCCGCTCCCGGCCATGCTGAAAT
Proteins encoded:
- a CDS encoding DUF3658 domain-containing protein, with translation MIETVFSKSAYGSLKLAQNCGADKHSSASIGLVLSGRTNISPEELETLKADAELQAHRKWETSIPLGGNPADVYCIDVAWSMGDISDDEIGNNRKSVLEQAFFVWPNREDNEQYILETLRSAKTALHEILDRASRGEPVRIWYSHNPDEICGFYWLLAQLKKLPAIGSIYAVKLPEWEYSTDNTLCTHIGWGEISPEEWGKYLPLQREVKPALLNACAMRWKQLQQENAPLRIYLNGKLQSASENIYDSFILREVDEQADEFSEANLIGNVLGKNQLGIGDAWIALRMEKFIKEGMFTIVTTPSADDLIYHRTLRKCP
- a CDS encoding antirestriction protein ArdA; this encodes MTVFEAYITNLGKYAEGQLVGETLKFPATTEEVQSLLKNIGVDGVLYEEFFITAFDGDVMGLYDYLTEYENLDELNHLAHLISELDSDEIETLEAALNKGDHTSSVEDIINLVHNLDCYDLHPGVTDDETLGRIYVEDMELLDVPDNVLPYFDFEAYGRDMRINEGGHFAPTGYLTRSGDFKEVYHGIEDIPAEHRIFAYPKLNIREQMAAYKEIIDRSSLEGERLHPRKEHDDR
- a CDS encoding DNA cytosine methyltransferase, whose translation is MTALRLGSLFDGIGVFPLAAVRCGIEPVWASEIENAPISITKRHFPDMAHLGDVTKLDGRDLPPVHIITFGSPCQNLSQIGNRKGLAGEKSSLFFQAIRIIREMREATNGLFPAIAVWENVMGAFSSNDRMDFRAVLSAFTDTDVSMPASGRWAGAGMVRGRTPDLCWRLMDAQHWSSPRLARRQRIFLVADFGGRRSHEILFKPRTMQSLPAFGGDRGLPAACGDRGSFIEAGRRVPVTRPFQCFRMRASAKERTETAFRNSFGLPTDPFPTLLAGGISPFAFWYENDPAGGCVRFPTETECERLMGLPEGWTKYGADGEEILSSHRYRALGNAIALPCAEYIMAGIAEALTKGGANDGI
- a CDS encoding DUF7768 domain-containing protein → MKRPLAYITAAWCGSDHENTKLAAQYCRTVYEAGFSPICPTLYQPLFLNDAVPEEHKSGIDMGRDLLRRSHVLVVCGHTVTEAMKNDIAVAQRLGITATTLEGILTVKGQGRR